Proteins encoded together in one Muntiacus reevesi chromosome 22, mMunRee1.1, whole genome shotgun sequence window:
- the LOC136152942 gene encoding MORF4 family-associated protein 1, producing MRPLDIVELAEPEEVEVLEPEEDFEQFLLPVINEMREDIAALSREHGRAYLRNRSKLWEMDNMLIQIKTQVEASEESALNHLQNPDDGVEGRGTKRCEKAEEKAKEIAKMAEMLVELVRRIEKSESS from the coding sequence ATGCGGCCCTTGGACATCGTGGAGCTGGCGGAGCCGGAGGAGGTGGAGGTGCTGGAGCCTGAGGAGGACTTCGAACAGTTCCTGCTGCCGGTCATCAACGAGATGCGCGAGGACATCGCGGCGCTGTCCCGCGAGCACGGGCGGGCCTACCTGCGGAAccggagcaagctgtgggagatgGACAATATGCTCATCCAGATAAAAACGCAGGTGGAGGCCTCGGAGGAGAGCGCGCTCAACCATCTGCAGAATCCGGACGACGGAGTCGAGGGCCGGGGGACCAAAAGGTGCGAGAAGGCGGAGGAGAAGGCCAAGGAGATCGCGAAGATGGCAGAGATGCTGGTGGAGCTGGTGCGGCGGATAGAGAAGAGCGAGTCGTCCTGA